The following are from one region of the Halodesulfurarchaeum sp. HSR-GB genome:
- a CDS encoding creatininase family protein translates to MDLHEHTWTEAEEAETDLALLPVGSTEQHGPHDPMGTDFLAAETVASETAEKVEPDVLVAPPVPVGISEEHRQFTGSLWVSPDTFRSYVREIAESLIHHGWNRIVLVNGHGGNVAALGEVAARLSRAEEAIVVPFTWFDAADSTFDMGHAGPLETSFLLHAYPELVREDRLEAGATAGAERWGDWTCGQNLAHDTAEFTENGTVGDPTKATAAEGEHLLDSATDRLAELLAAVRTRPLTNPPHK, encoded by the coding sequence ATCTCCACGAGCACACCTGGACCGAGGCCGAGGAAGCCGAGACCGATCTCGCGCTGCTGCCAGTGGGGAGTACCGAACAGCACGGGCCCCACGATCCGATGGGCACGGATTTCCTCGCGGCCGAGACCGTCGCCAGCGAGACCGCCGAAAAAGTGGAGCCGGACGTGCTGGTCGCCCCGCCCGTGCCGGTCGGGATCTCCGAGGAACACCGGCAGTTCACCGGCTCGCTCTGGGTCTCGCCGGACACGTTTCGGTCCTACGTGCGGGAGATCGCCGAGTCGCTGATCCATCACGGCTGGAACCGGATCGTCCTCGTCAACGGCCACGGGGGGAACGTCGCGGCACTCGGAGAGGTCGCCGCCAGACTCTCCCGCGCCGAGGAGGCGATCGTCGTCCCGTTCACGTGGTTCGACGCGGCCGACTCGACCTTCGACATGGGCCATGCCGGGCCACTGGAGACCTCCTTCCTGTTGCATGCCTATCCCGAACTCGTCCGCGAGGACCGCCTGGAAGCCGGGGCGACGGCGGGCGCCGAACGCTGGGGCGACTGGACCTGCGGCCAGAACCTGGCCCACGACACCGCCGAGTTCACGGAGAACGGCACGGTCGGAGACCCGACCAAAGCCACCGCGGCGGAGGGCGAACACCTCCTCGATTCGGCCACCGACCGCCTGGCCGAGTTGCTCGCGGCCGTGCGCACCCGACCACTTACGAAC